A genomic stretch from Narcine bancroftii isolate sNarBan1 chromosome 9, sNarBan1.hap1, whole genome shotgun sequence includes:
- the LOC138743193 gene encoding fibroblast growth factor 1-like isoform X2 — MDVGTVTSLSNLSDSFNRFLESYKVPKLLYCENGGYFMRILPDGKVEGTRDRSDVYIQLRLQAVSRGVITIQGIETGYYLAMNEKGQLHGSPSPTDECFFLENLEENGYNTYKSKEYAEKNWYVAIRKNGNAKPGHKTNAGQKAILFLPMQVSSE; from the exons ATGGATGTTGGAACTGTGACAAGTTTATCAAACTTGTCTGATTCCTTCAATCGCTTCTTGGAGAGTTACAAAGTCCCAAAACTCTTGTACTGTGAAAACGGAGGGTATTTTATGCGGATTCTCCCTGATGGAAAAGTGGAAGGGACAAGAGACCGCAGTGATGTATACA TTCAGCTTCGGCTCCAGGCTGTGAGTAGAGGAGTGATAACGATCCAAGGAATTGAAACTGGATACTACCTAGCAATGAATGAAAAAGGACAGCTTCATGGTTCG CCATCTCCAACAGATGAATGTTTCTTCCTGGAAAACCTGGAGGAGAACGGTTATAATACATACAAGTCCAAGGAGTATGCGGAAAAGAACTGGTATGTTGCCATTCGAAAGAATGGAAATGCCAAGCCTGGACACAAAACCAATGCCGGACAGAAAGCAATCCTATTTCTTCCCATGCAAGTGTCAAGTGAATAA
- the LOC138743193 gene encoding fibroblast growth factor 1-like isoform X1 — translation MDVGTVTSLSNLSDSFNRFLESYKVPKLLYCENGGYFMRILPDGKVEGTRDRSDVYSAVSPNTSPKLPFFKVQLRLQAVSRGVITIQGIETGYYLAMNEKGQLHGSPSPTDECFFLENLEENGYNTYKSKEYAEKNWYVAIRKNGNAKPGHKTNAGQKAILFLPMQVSSE, via the exons ATGGATGTTGGAACTGTGACAAGTTTATCAAACTTGTCTGATTCCTTCAATCGCTTCTTGGAGAGTTACAAAGTCCCAAAACTCTTGTACTGTGAAAACGGAGGGTATTTTATGCGGATTCTCCCTGATGGAAAAGTGGAAGGGACAAGAGACCGCAGTGATGTATACA GTGCAGTCTCTCCCAACACCTCACCCAAGTTGCCTTTCTTCAAAG TTCAGCTTCGGCTCCAGGCTGTGAGTAGAGGAGTGATAACGATCCAAGGAATTGAAACTGGATACTACCTAGCAATGAATGAAAAAGGACAGCTTCATGGTTCG CCATCTCCAACAGATGAATGTTTCTTCCTGGAAAACCTGGAGGAGAACGGTTATAATACATACAAGTCCAAGGAGTATGCGGAAAAGAACTGGTATGTTGCCATTCGAAAGAATGGAAATGCCAAGCCTGGACACAAAACCAATGCCGGACAGAAAGCAATCCTATTTCTTCCCATGCAAGTGTCAAGTGAATAA